From the Cherax quadricarinatus isolate ZL_2023a unplaced genomic scaffold, ASM3850222v1 Contig66, whole genome shotgun sequence genome, one window contains:
- the LOC138851188 gene encoding cilia- and flagella-associated protein 251-like — MKIRIAFVLTFVAIAAAYPADIINIELDHMDHEQEGVPGRAVKGEYSWVAPNGEEYRVEYIADHLGYRVLEDNVVPKGPVGESLDAATFRAEADEGENVAEEVVESGLRGADGEGNVAEEEEEVGDPGLRTLDFDEEEHPSPRSAAEDLSSSRSAAEDLSSSRSAAEDLSSSRSTAEDLHLFGSIDNEKELEEPQASKLRSADNEELEEPEASKLRSADNEELEEPEASKLRSADNEELEEPQASKLRSADNEELEEPQASKLRSADNEELEEPQASKLRSADNEELEEPEASKLRSADNEELEETEASKLRSADNEELEEPEASKLRSADNEELEEPEASKLRSADNEELEETEASKLRSADNEELEEPEASKLRSADNEELEEPEASKLRSADNEELEETEASKLRSADNEEQELTNLRTADNEQEQDSQENTNV; from the coding sequence ATTGCTTTTGTGTTAACCTTCGTGGCTATTGCCGCCGCTTATCCAGCCGATATTATAAACATTGAACTGGACCACATGGACCACGAACAAGAGGGTGTACCCGGCCGGGCTGTGAAGGGCGAGTACTCCTGGGTAGCACCCAATGGTGAAGAGTACAGGGTTGAGTACATTGCTGACCATCTTGGCTACAGGGTTCTAGAGGACAATGTTGTGCCCAAGGGACCTGTTGGTGAGTCCCTAGACGCTGCTACTTTTCGAGCAGAGGCTGATGAAGGGGAAAACGTCGCGGAGGAGGTGGTAGAGTCAGGGCTTCGAGGTGCTGATGGTGAGGGAAATGTCGccgaagaagaagaggaggtggGGGACCCTGGACTTCGAACCCTGGACTTTGACGAAGAGGAGCATCCATCGCCTCGTTCAGCTGCTGAGGACCTTTCTTCGTCTCGTTCAGCTGCTGAGGACCTTTCTTCGTCTCGTTCAGCTGCTGAGGACCTTTCTTCGTCTCGTTCAACTGCTGAGGACCTTCATTTGTTTGGTTCAATAGACAACGAAAAAGAACTTGAAGAACCACAAGCATCGAAGCTTCGTTCAGCAGACAACGAAGAACTTGAAGAACCAGAGGCATCGAAGCTTCGTTCAGCAGACAACGAAGAACTTGAAGAACCAGAGGCATCGAAGCTTCGTTCAGCAGACAACGAAGAACTTGAAGAACCACAAGCATCGAAGCTTCGTTCAGCAGACAACGAAGAACTTGAAGAACCACAAGCATCGAAGCTTCGTTCAGCAGACAACGAAGAACTTGAAGAACCACAAGCATCGAAGCTTCGTTCAGCAGACAACGAAGAACTTGAAGAACCAGAGGCATCGAAGCTTCGTTCAGCAGACAACGAAGAACTTGAAGAAACAGAGGCATCAAAGCTTCGTTCAGCAGACAACGAAGAACTTGAAGAACCAGAGGCATCGAAGCTTCGTTCAGCAGACAACGAAGAACTTGAAGAACCAGAGGCATCGAAGCTTCGTTCAGCAGACAACGAAGAACTTGAAGAAACAGAGGCATCAAAGCTTCGTTCAGCAGACAACGAAGAACTTGAAGAACCAGAGGCATCGAAGCTTCGTTCAGCAGACAACGAAGAACTTGAAGAACCAGAGGCATCGAAGCTTCGTTCAGCAGACAACGAAGAACTTGAAGAAACAGAGGCATCAAAGCTTCGTTCAGCAGACAACGAAGAACAAGAACTTACGAACCTACGTACAGCAGATAACGAACAAGAACAAGACAGCCAAGAAAATACGAATGTTTAA